The Ostrea edulis chromosome 1, xbOstEdul1.1, whole genome shotgun sequence genomic sequence atgtatgacatgaactgggtttttttattaCCATTTTTATTGAAGTAGGCGGGAATGCTTTAAAGCTACCGGATCTAAAAGAAATGTGGATTTTTAAGACTGTGTACacgaaaaagaataataaaatcgTTGCACATGATATTGTTGTCTTCGAAACTAACTTCAAAATACTCTTATAACGCAACCCTAACACTGGAATATTATGTAATTCTACGAATTGTTGATTTCTAAAACAGAAATTGTTATACAGCATATACTGCTTTGACATCCATTTCGAAGATATGTTTGAGCCATTTCAAAGGAATTCACACGCGgatttttattacaaattactccgtttacatgatcaagagaTAGAAATCAAGGtcggtgtgaccggttgacagggaatgtttacttctcctagacacctgctcccaccgctagtatatccagggatccgtgtttgcagaactcttaattttgtatttctaacAGAAGCTATggggttgatcactgttcgttatcctcaccttttcaTACATAGAATAACAAATCTTGCCTCTTCGCTAGTTACCTAGGTACCAAGAAGAGTGCATGTAGATGCACGTTAAATCCACTCATGACATTAATACGCAATTCTAGCTTAATATTATCTCTACAACATTCAGTAAACTAACAAAGACTACAGATAAGTAATTGAGCTACTTAAAACATCTAAAAATGTCTGATTGGATGCTATTACGATCATTATCTCCTTCCGGGTTACTTTTATCTCACAAATTATCTCAATATACACTGCATCTAGATTTCATTGTGAATGCTCTTTTAAAGATGGGGGGAAACATTACTGAAAACTACGCCTTTGACTTATGTTATAGAAATGATACGGCCACGTCCTGGGTACCTGCGAGCTTGGAATACATCTTTGGGACAATGGGTAATGTCATCGCGCTCGTTCTTCTGTGGATCAATCGCCGTGAACACCAATGGAGTTCCTTCTACAAGTTGTTCACCGGCCTGGCAATCACTGATTTCCTGGGGATATTTCTTACTTATCCATTCGTAATGCATAGGTACGCCACGGGATTCACGTGGTGTTATCCGAAGCCTCTTTGTGAATTTGTCTCTTTCACGTTTCTCAATGCTCAGTTATCTGGGGCTTTACTTATCTGTGCAATGTCTGTTGACCGATTTATGCATCTGAAGTATTCTGCAGGCGATGAAACCTCAAGCAAGCGCTACACGCTAATTCTAGTAGGAATATGGATAACCTCCAGCTCAATAGCGTCATTACACATACTTGGTGTTGGGAATACTAATCTGTACTTTCCCGGATCTTGGTGTTACTTTGATTTTGTAAGAAACACTACTGGAAACCGCATTATGTCGTACTTTTATTCCACGATTGGTTTCATTATCATACTTGTTATAATCACGACGAACGTCATTACAATATACCGAATCTGCAGAGACCCAGAACTAAGAGTGAACCTCCTGGACGGCAGTCGTGTTTCCGGATTTTATGATTCCCATGTCATGATTTTCTTAACTGCTGTTACTGTTCTGTTTGTTATTTTATGGACCCCTCTTGTTGTAAGTAACACGTAATTTTGTTCCTTTGGTTTATAATATGAGAAAAGGCGATCAAGATTCTTAGGATTATTTTTATCCAAAAAAGGCAGACATCTGTATATCTGTGTTAATATAAATTCAAAACTAGATTTCAAGATATAAATCAGAATTCTTATGTATTTgatgataaacaaaatatagaaaattagAAGATACATTTTCAGAACAAGGTTATTTTATTAATACGAGTTTTAatatggtgggttttttttctgtagGTGGACATCTTTTTACATGCTACCAATATCAGAACACAACATGAGAACGATGCAGTAGAGTTATGGCTTTTCAGAATGTCTGTATGTAACGCTATTGTGGATCCGTGGTTATATATTGTGCTCAGGAGAGAGTCCCTgcggaaaataattttgttttatcgCAATTGTAGAAAAGTGCCGACGTCTCAACAGTTAGACGAACCTGGATTGGACGAAACGGACGCGTTACTTCAGAGATAAACGTGTTCATTTTCACTATTGCAGATTAATACATTATATACAACATGTGGTTCAACCTGAGTCAACAAAATTGGTGTTTTACTTCGTAAATAGAACTTGACGGTTACCTTACATATACCATCACAGATAAGATGTGACGGAAAATATATATTCACTTTCTTTAGATGCAGAGATGAATCATGAAGTAGAATAGCAAGAAGACAGAACATTACAAGATAACTTAGACTTACGTGCAGTGAAAACAATACTTATATAATCTAATGAAATATGTGTTTAGATGCGACTTAACTTTATATACTGTTTATCTGCAATGCCAATCACACGTTACCTTTTATCTTGTGTCACATTCATCTGCAACCACACTGATCACTGCATTTTATTTTGCATAGTCCTTTCTAGTATGATGTCCTTGGTGTCATGATAAGTTCATATCTTTATTATCTGTAAATCATCTTCATTTTACAaacttttaatttcaattcagAAATAAATAGGCATTTCAAACACTTCACTGGTATATGAAGTGAGGCGACCACGTGATGGAATCTTGTGAAACCCAATGGCATTCTCAGCATATTTAATGAGCTACCCCCTTATTCCGTGGCCTAAGGAAGTTTTTTAAATAGTTACTCATCATTTATATAGACATTAGAGACGAacttaaaaagttttaaatcatATCATTAACCACCCGTCGTACGATGATGACGCGATGACTGTCACATTTCATGTCcaaacaacatacatgtaccatacttTTTAAACTTGTTCAAAAAATTAAACTGTATACAAGTTTATCACTAATTTGTTTCCATACAGGTTTAAAATTTAGATACCTGTATATGAGTTTGGGCGTAGTAGGTAAGGAGTGCATACATTGAAGGAGTTGGCGCAAAGTTTTGTAAACGGACGAAACTTTACTAGTCTTATGGGGAACGTTTGATTGGGAAGACTCGGGTAACTCTAAATGGATTTATGTTCCTTAGTTAATATGACTTGCCAAGTAGCCTTtgcttgttacttgataaaggcagtgaaaacaggacagtgatgtgaattgaaaaaatgtaatttattttgaaaatgacgaagttatataacaaaatagctagtgggggtcagaatgagtcgaaaacaaaaatacaagaacatatgtatcacatagatatgattatgcaatctgaccccctacaacacataatgaaatattgaaatagaGCTGCCTGCAATAAAATACGgtgggttttacaaataaaacaggCCAGCTCACACATATCAAAGTAGCATAACAAAGGAGAATGTGGATGGTGGGTATCAAATCAATTTTCTTTGTGTACACAAATACTTGAGTAGTCTTTGCACCCCAAGCAAACAAAGAGGAATGACCAAAGCGTCCTAACGGCGCGCTGTGATTGGTCATCCATGTAATAGGCTAAGTACGGGGtcctaaaacaa encodes the following:
- the LOC125658378 gene encoding prostaglandin E2 receptor EP4 subtype-like isoform X2, producing MGGNITENYAFDLCYRNDTATSWVPASLEYIFGTMGNVIALVLLWINRREHQWSSFYKLFTGLAITDFLGIFLTYPFVMHRYATGFTWCYPKPLCEFVSFTFLNAQLSGALLICAMSVDRFMHLKYSAGDETSSKRYTLILVGIWITSSSIASLHILGVGNTNLYFPGSWCYFDFVRNTTGNRIMSYFYSTIGFIIILVIITTNVITIYRICRDPELRVNLLDGSRVSGFYDSHVMIFLTAVTVLFVILWTPLVVDIFLHATNIRTQHENDAVELWLFRMSKSADVSTVRRTWIGRNGRVTSEINVFIFTIAD
- the LOC125658378 gene encoding prostaglandin E2 receptor EP4 subtype-like isoform X1, whose product is MGGNITENYAFDLCYRNDTATSWVPASLEYIFGTMGNVIALVLLWINRREHQWSSFYKLFTGLAITDFLGIFLTYPFVMHRYATGFTWCYPKPLCEFVSFTFLNAQLSGALLICAMSVDRFMHLKYSAGDETSSKRYTLILVGIWITSSSIASLHILGVGNTNLYFPGSWCYFDFVRNTTGNRIMSYFYSTIGFIIILVIITTNVITIYRICRDPELRVNLLDGSRVSGFYDSHVMIFLTAVTVLFVILWTPLVVDIFLHATNIRTQHENDAVELWLFRMSVCNAIVDPWLYIVLRRESLRKIILFYRNCRKVPTSQQLDEPGLDETDALLQR